One Stratiformator vulcanicus genomic window, CGTGACGTCACCGGGCTCCAGAGGATACATCGCGTTGCCACGGATGCGGCAATGACCGGTGTGCATGCCGGTCATCAGGACGCAACGCGACGGAGCACACACGGTCGAGCCGGCGTAGAAGTCGGTGAACTTCATGCCCTCGCCGGCCATCTCGTCGATCCGCGGCGTCTCGAAGTTCGTCTGCCCGTAGCAGCCGAGGTCTCCGTAGCCGAGATCATCGGCCAAGATGAAAATGATGTTCGGCTTGTCGGCGGCGAATAGCGAGGAAGCGGTTAGCGAAACGACGGCAAAGGCCGCCGTCAGGCAAATCATCGAGTGACGAAACATATCGATTCCGTGTGCGGATAAGGTGTCGGATCAGCGCATGGTCTTATAAAAACCTAACCTCGTGGCCCAGCTCTGGCAAATTGGCGGGCGGAACCGGCCGTGCAACCTCGGTGTTGAACCGATAGGCTGAGCAAGAAGTCTGTGCTCCGTCCGGGATGGTTTTGTGTTTGAACTGCGGCAGGTGTCGAAGAGCTACGGCAGCGTTCAGGCGCTGCACCCGCTCGACTTTGTCCTCGAGAAGGGCAAGACGACGGTTCTCATCGGGCCGAGCGGCTGCGGGAAGTCGACCTTGCTGCGACTGCTGGTCGGCCTGATCTTGCCCGATGCCGGAGAAATGCGATTCGAAGGCGAACCGATTCGACGCTCTGATTGGCAGCAGATCCGTCGCCGGATTGGTTACGTCATTCAGGAAGGCGGCCTGTTCCCCCATCTGACCGCTCAGCAAAACGTCGAGCTGATGGCCGGCTACCTCGGCAAAAACGATTCGGAGATGCGGTCGCGAATCAACGAGCTGGCCGCGATGACGCGGTTGGCCGAAGAGGCGATCGAAAAGTACCCCTCGCAATTGTCCGGCGGCCAACGCCAGCGCGTGAGCCTGATGCGAGCCCTGATGCTCGATCCCGATGTGTTGCTGCTTGACGAGCCGCTCGGAGCGCTCGACCCGATGGTGCGTGCCGAGCTGCAGCGAGATTTGCGTGAAATCTTTCGGTCACTCGGCAAAACGGTCGTGATCGTGACGCACGATCTGGCCGAAGCGGAATATTTCGCCGACCGGATCGTTCTGCTCAGAGACGGCCGCATCGAACAGAGCGGACCTGCGAAAGAGCTGACCGGCACGCCGGCCAACGAGTTCGTGCGTGAGTTCGTCTCCGCCCAACGAGCCGTCCACTCGAACGAACCGCAGGGGGCGAACTCGTGAGCAATTTATTGTTGAGAACGACTACTGCGATCCGAGCCCGAGGCGCGAACCGTCGGGAGCGCACCCAGCCGAACGTCCCGACGGCTCGCGCCTCGGGCTGGTATGAAGACATAAGACGATTGTCCTGCGCGATTATCCTCGCGTGGTTTGCGTTGCCCGCGATGGCTCAAGAGGCCGCGGAACCGGCGCCAAAAATCACGATCGGATCGAAGACCTTCACCGAATCGGTCATTCTCGGTGAGATCGTCGCGGCCGTCGCGCGAGAGGCCGGGGCGGAGGTGATCCATCAACGGCAACTCGGCGGGACCGAGGTCGTCTGGAACGCTCTGAAGTCGGGCGGGGTTGACCTCTACCCCGATTACACGGGAACCCTGCGCGTCGATCTGTTCGACGATCTGAACCTTGAAACGGATTCGGAGTTGCGGGCGGAGCTGAACAAGCTCGGCCTCTCGATGAGCGAGCCGCTCGGCTTCCAAAACACTTATGCCATCGGAATGCTGAAAGGCCGTGCGGCCGAGTTGGGAATTG contains:
- a CDS encoding ATP-binding cassette domain-containing protein; protein product: MFELRQVSKSYGSVQALHPLDFVLEKGKTTVLIGPSGCGKSTLLRLLVGLILPDAGEMRFEGEPIRRSDWQQIRRRIGYVIQEGGLFPHLTAQQNVELMAGYLGKNDSEMRSRINELAAMTRLAEEAIEKYPSQLSGGQRQRVSLMRALMLDPDVLLLDEPLGALDPMVRAELQRDLREIFRSLGKTVVIVTHDLAEAEYFADRIVLLRDGRIEQSGPAKELTGTPANEFVREFVSAQRAVHSNEPQGANS